Proteins co-encoded in one Propionispora vibrioides genomic window:
- a CDS encoding response regulator translates to MNGEPLVILLVEDNMDHAELILRCFEENRISNRVLHVTDGEAALNYLYGVEQFANRSEHPLPNLLLLDLRLPKIDGLQVLLRIKQHERLKHIPVVVLSSSESEKDMIAAYDSYVNSYVIKPLDYERFISLMKELNFYWIGWNKVPY, encoded by the coding sequence ATGAATGGAGAGCCTTTGGTAATTCTGCTGGTAGAAGACAATATGGATCATGCCGAGTTAATTTTGCGTTGTTTTGAGGAAAACAGAATTAGCAACCGGGTCTTGCATGTAACTGATGGAGAGGCTGCGCTTAATTACCTATATGGTGTAGAGCAGTTTGCTAATCGCTCAGAACATCCTCTTCCCAATCTTCTTTTGCTTGATTTAAGGCTGCCTAAAATTGACGGGTTGCAGGTACTGCTCAGGATCAAACAACACGAACGGTTGAAACATATTCCGGTAGTTGTATTATCCTCATCGGAAAGTGAAAAGGATATGATTGCTGCCTATGACAGTTATGTAAATAGTTATGTGATCAAACCGTTAGATTATGAGCGTTTTATTAGCTTAATGAAAGAACTTAATTTTTATTGGATTGGCTGGAATAAGGTGCCCTATTAA
- a CDS encoding two-component system response regulator, with protein MMETMQPPKQILLVEDDVLHKELISRAFEGIADMILFWVDTLDKAKRQIAQKQPDLVIADWRLTDGSGIDLITSAQAHFPVILMTSYGNEELAVRSMKAGVADYLVKSPEAFENLPNNARRALREWDNILARQKAERALRESEERYRLASEGANDVIWDYDPTSRNIYFSGRWIDIFQIKEGVSWCTYREILRYIHPDDRKKVIHKWKSHLSGTSDFFTCEYRIAVKNCEYKWIFARGKALYDADGVLLRFAGSLTDITENKQNLLRIEELAYFDPITGLPNRVTFNERLEDVLCDSDAKGLVFFIDVDYFNFINDTFGHSYGDRCLAEVARMLKNVTLAGSFLCRYGADEFIMLLDRPEMGVSPAALAQRIMDVFKTPLHLGENSFYLTVSVGVASYPTDGTTADELLKHAHAAMHKAKTSGRNTYKMFDHAISNEIAEKTVLGTYLRSAMVNKEFLLHYQPKIDMVTGRISGLEALIRWNNPQLGMVSPLRFIRLAEEMGLIVSIGYWVLQEACDFAARLYKQYPELRISVNLSSVQLMQTDFVDKVKSIIEQANIPPQMIGLEITESLLMESFTASVGKLDSLKEFGMYIELDDFGTGYSSLSYLKNLPIHAVKIDKSFIDDISETNRHNNITEAIIKLAHMFGLSVVAEGVETQDQARLLTEYCCDTFQGYFASKPLPEEDVKSFLKTYKYILLCRD; from the coding sequence ATGATGGAAACTATGCAACCACCTAAGCAAATTTTGCTGGTTGAAGATGATGTTTTGCATAAAGAATTAATCAGCAGGGCTTTTGAGGGAATTGCTGATATGATTTTATTTTGGGTTGATACCTTAGATAAAGCTAAAAGGCAAATTGCGCAAAAGCAGCCTGATTTGGTTATTGCTGACTGGCGTTTAACAGATGGGTCGGGGATAGATTTGATTACTTCCGCGCAGGCCCACTTTCCCGTCATACTCATGACGAGCTATGGCAATGAGGAACTGGCTGTTCGTTCGATGAAGGCGGGCGTTGCCGATTATTTAGTAAAATCACCGGAGGCTTTCGAGAATCTTCCTAATAATGCAAGAAGAGCATTGCGGGAATGGGATAATATCTTGGCCAGACAAAAGGCGGAAAGGGCGTTGCGGGAGAGTGAGGAACGCTACCGGTTGGCTTCCGAAGGTGCTAATGATGTTATCTGGGATTATGATCCGACAAGCAGAAATATTTATTTTTCCGGTCGATGGATTGATATTTTTCAAATAAAGGAAGGCGTTTCCTGGTGCACATACCGGGAAATTTTACGATATATACATCCTGATGATAGAAAAAAAGTTATTCACAAATGGAAAAGCCATTTGTCTGGTACGAGTGACTTTTTTACTTGCGAATACAGGATTGCCGTGAAGAATTGTGAATATAAATGGATTTTTGCGCGAGGGAAAGCCTTGTATGACGCCGATGGTGTTCTTCTGCGTTTTGCCGGCTCACTGACAGATATAACAGAAAACAAACAAAATTTATTGCGCATAGAAGAACTTGCCTATTTTGACCCTATAACCGGATTGCCCAATCGAGTGACATTTAATGAGCGTCTGGAAGACGTTCTCTGTGATAGTGACGCAAAAGGGTTAGTTTTCTTTATTGATGTTGACTATTTTAATTTTATCAACGATACGTTTGGACATTCTTACGGAGATCGTTGCCTGGCCGAAGTGGCGCGGATGCTAAAGAACGTAACCCTTGCGGGCAGTTTCCTCTGCCGGTATGGCGCAGATGAATTTATTATGTTGCTCGACCGGCCTGAAATGGGTGTGTCGCCGGCGGCGCTGGCTCAAAGAATTATGGATGTTTTTAAAACCCCACTACATTTAGGGGAAAATTCTTTTTATCTCACCGTTAGCGTGGGCGTTGCTTCATATCCTACCGATGGGACTACAGCCGATGAATTACTGAAGCATGCCCATGCCGCTATGCATAAAGCAAAAACCAGTGGACGAAACACGTATAAGATGTTTGATCATGCTATTAGCAATGAAATTGCGGAGAAAACGGTATTGGGGACATACTTAAGATCGGCGATGGTAAATAAAGAGTTTTTGCTCCATTATCAGCCGAAGATTGACATGGTGACGGGGCGTATCAGCGGTTTGGAAGCTTTGATTCGTTGGAACAATCCACAATTAGGTATGGTTTCTCCGTTACGCTTTATTCGATTGGCCGAAGAAATGGGATTGATTGTGTCCATTGGGTACTGGGTGTTGCAGGAGGCTTGCGATTTTGCTGCCCGGTTATATAAGCAGTATCCTGAGCTGCGCATATCGGTTAATTTGTCCAGTGTTCAATTAATGCAAACGGATTTTGTTGATAAAGTAAAGAGCATTATTGAACAGGCGAATATTCCTCCGCAGATGATTGGTCTGGAGATTACGGAAAGTCTGCTTATGGAATCTTTTACGGCTTCGGTGGGCAAATTGGATAGCTTAAAAGAATTCGGAATGTATATTGAATTGGATGATTTTGGGACAGGCTATTCTTCTTTAAGCTATCTTAAGAATTTACCTATTCATGCGGTAAAGATTGACAAGTCTTTTATTGATGATATTAGCGAAACCAATCGCCACAATAATATCACGGAAGCCATTATCAAGCTGGCTCATATGTTTGGCTTATCTGTAGTGGCGGAAGGAGTGGAGACCCAAGATCAGGCCAGGTTGTTAACTGAATACTGTTGTGATACTTTCCAAGGATATTTTGCCAGTAAACCTTTGCCGGAAGAAGATGTTAAAAGCTTTTTGAAGACGTATAAATATATCTTGCTGTGCCGGGATTGA